The following proteins are co-located in the Desulfobacterales bacterium genome:
- a CDS encoding response regulator, protein MAASKPVRPIKILLVEGNPGAVDLVAEMHAELASAEYHIKKTEKLADALGQLQTDFYDIVLLDLNLPDSRGLETLQSLKGAAPLMPVVVMTNLDDEETGLATVHEGAQDYLVKGRIDSAVLRRVIRYAIERQESVRQIQRLNNILSAIRHINHLIVREKDRQRLIEQGVRPMVDFGAWDTAWIVLFDNSGQPEAWAEAGIGEAFSGLIEGFKQGRPPACARELFAQGAEEIFFSHDRHSVCGECPLEPQIQGGTCMSCRLRNNGQEFGMITVALKTQAAQENELELVKEAAGDISLGLHGIRIEEQKNAAEEQFQRMFYESTFPVMLHAEDGEVLAVNKVWRDLTGYRHDEIPTIGDWTEKAYGEQKNEIKASIEELYELNRRRDEGEFVIQTKDRQQRTWRFYTTPLGGLPDGRRIVMSQADDVTEQKQAKIYREHYIQELQLVSDTIIQGSRVTDIDALCQLLGETIHGVNPRAYVLVSLYDRKEKAIKLKSMHGLEALMDGATDYLEMLRDINLRPEEMGEEAELYTTGLLEQIPGGLYQLMAEKIPMETCREMEALLDIGSVYTIGFALDDRPYGGVSLLLKKGEDLGFRYAIETLVSHFSVIINRQQTEEERKMLESELRQAQKLEAIGTLAGGIAHDFNNILTAIIGYSELLLEDAEKGTLFEQNLSQIYAAGARARDLVKQILTFSRQTESDMVPLNVNLLVKESMKLLRASLPKSIEIKQEIETDILVSGDPGQIHQIIMNLCTNAAQAMENSGIMTIRLRKVDLDAHFTASHFGMKPGKHVALSVSDTGPGIDPGLIDKIFNPFFTTKSEEKGTGLGLSVVHGIVEGHHGMIDVASQLGQGSEFIVYLPAAEFAPTQTKATEKELPKGSERILFVDDEHPIAEMVEQQLINLGYTVEVRTSSIEALERFRESPGDFDLLITDMAMPEMTGIILIKEARRLRPDLPVILCTGFSEQINEEMAKEMGVSAFLLKPIVRDEMAAAIREALDT, encoded by the coding sequence ATGGCAGCGAGCAAGCCGGTCAGGCCCATCAAAATTCTCCTGGTAGAAGGCAACCCCGGGGCCGTGGATCTTGTTGCCGAGATGCATGCCGAACTTGCATCAGCCGAATATCATATTAAAAAAACAGAAAAGCTGGCCGATGCCCTTGGGCAGTTGCAAACCGATTTTTATGATATTGTTCTGCTGGATCTGAACCTCCCGGACAGCCGGGGCCTTGAAACACTGCAAAGCCTTAAGGGGGCGGCCCCCCTGATGCCGGTTGTGGTGATGACCAACCTTGATGACGAGGAAACCGGCCTCGCCACCGTCCACGAAGGGGCCCAGGATTATCTGGTAAAAGGCAGAATCGACAGCGCCGTGCTCCGGCGGGTAATCCGATACGCCATTGAACGGCAGGAATCGGTCAGGCAGATTCAGCGCTTAAACAATATCTTGTCCGCCATCCGTCATATCAACCATCTGATTGTCCGGGAAAAAGACCGCCAGCGCTTAATTGAGCAAGGCGTACGCCCCATGGTGGATTTCGGCGCCTGGGATACGGCCTGGATTGTGCTTTTTGATAATTCAGGCCAGCCTGAAGCCTGGGCCGAAGCCGGGATCGGGGAGGCCTTTTCCGGGTTGATCGAAGGGTTTAAGCAGGGCCGTCCCCCGGCATGCGCCCGGGAACTTTTTGCACAGGGCGCTGAAGAGATATTTTTCAGCCATGACCGGCATTCGGTATGCGGGGAATGCCCCCTGGAACCGCAAATCCAGGGCGGCACCTGCATGAGCTGCCGGCTTCGAAATAACGGCCAGGAATTCGGCATGATCACCGTGGCCCTGAAAACCCAGGCCGCGCAGGAAAATGAACTGGAACTGGTCAAGGAGGCGGCCGGCGATATTAGCCTGGGGCTTCACGGCATCCGCATCGAGGAGCAGAAAAATGCCGCAGAGGAGCAGTTTCAGCGGATGTTTTATGAATCCACCTTTCCGGTCATGCTCCATGCCGAAGACGGCGAAGTCCTTGCCGTCAATAAGGTATGGCGGGATCTGACCGGCTATCGCCATGACGAAATTCCGACCATCGGGGACTGGACCGAAAAGGCTTACGGTGAGCAAAAGAATGAAATAAAGGCCAGTATCGAAGAGCTTTATGAGCTAAACCGGCGCCGGGATGAAGGTGAGTTTGTCATCCAAACAAAAGACAGACAACAGAGAACCTGGCGGTTTTATACCACCCCCCTGGGTGGTCTGCCGGACGGCCGGCGCATCGTCATGAGCCAGGCTGACGATGTCACGGAACAGAAACAGGCGAAAATCTATCGGGAGCACTATATCCAGGAGCTCCAATTGGTGAGCGATACGATTATCCAGGGCAGCCGGGTGACAGACATTGATGCCCTGTGTCAGCTCCTGGGTGAAACGATCCATGGGGTCAATCCCCGGGCATATGTGCTGGTTTCTTTGTATGATCGAAAAGAGAAAGCGATCAAGCTGAAGTCCATGCATGGCCTGGAGGCATTGATGGACGGGGCGACAGATTACCTGGAGATGCTCCGGGATATTAATTTAAGGCCTGAGGAAATGGGCGAAGAGGCGGAGCTTTATACCACCGGACTGCTTGAACAGATTCCGGGCGGGCTATATCAGCTTATGGCGGAAAAAATTCCAATGGAAACATGCCGGGAGATGGAAGCCCTGCTGGATATCGGCTCGGTATATACCATCGGTTTTGCCCTTGACGACAGGCCCTATGGGGGGGTGTCCCTGCTTTTAAAAAAAGGTGAGGACCTTGGGTTCCGGTATGCCATTGAAACCCTGGTTAGCCATTTTTCGGTGATTATCAATCGGCAGCAGACAGAAGAAGAACGAAAAATGCTTGAATCCGAGCTTCGGCAGGCCCAGAAGCTTGAAGCCATCGGCACCCTGGCGGGCGGCATCGCCCACGATTTCAACAACATCCTGACCGCCATCATCGGCTATTCCGAATTGCTGCTGGAAGATGCGGAAAAGGGAACCCTCTTTGAACAAAATCTCAGCCAGATTTACGCGGCCGGGGCCCGGGCCAGGGATCTGGTCAAGCAGATCCTCACCTTCAGCCGACAGACAGAGTCGGATATGGTGCCCCTGAATGTCAATCTGCTGGTCAAGGAATCCATGAAGCTGCTCCGGGCATCGCTGCCGAAATCCATTGAAATCAAACAGGAGATAGAAACCGACATTTTAGTCAGCGGCGATCCGGGGCAAATTCACCAGATCATCATGAATCTCTGCACCAATGCCGCACAGGCCATGGAAAACAGTGGGATAATGACAATCCGGCTTCGAAAAGTGGACCTGGATGCGCACTTTACCGCCTCGCACTTCGGCATGAAACCCGGGAAACACGTGGCTTTGAGTGTCTCGGATACCGGTCCCGGTATTGACCCGGGGCTTATTGACAAAATTTTTAATCCGTTTTTTACCACAAAATCTGAGGAAAAAGGCACGGGTCTTGGGCTTTCGGTTGTTCATGGCATTGTTGAAGGCCATCACGGTATGATCGATGTGGCAAGTCAGCTGGGGCAAGGCAGTGAATTCATCGTTTACCTGCCGGCTGCCGAGTTTGCGCCAACCCAAACAAAAGCAACAGAAAAAGAACTCCCCAAAGGTTCAGAGAGAATTTTGTTTGTGGATGATGAGCATCCGATTGCCGAGATGGTGGAGCAGCAACTGATAAACCTTGGCTATACCGTGGAGGTCCGCACAAGCAGCATTGAAGCATTGGAACGGTTCCGGGAAAGTCCGGGGGATTTCGATCTGTTGATTACGGATATGGCCATGCCCGAGATGACGGGTATTATCCTGATCAAAGAGGCTCGCCGCTTGCGCCCGGATCTGCCGGTTATTCTCTGTACCGGCTTCAGTGAACAGATCAATGAAGAAATGGCAAAAGAAATGGGTGTATCCGCATTTCTGCTAAAACCCATTGTCCGGGACGAAATGGCAGCCGCGATCCGTGAGGCATTAGACACCTGA